Proteins co-encoded in one Pseudomonas beijingensis genomic window:
- a CDS encoding TetR/AcrR family transcriptional regulator, which yields MQKNTQHSPISSPPRRLAKAERRRQLLDTALLIVREEDADRLTLGHLAVRAGVSKPVVYDHFGTRSGLLIELYKWIDTERVSAFRDAMSKTARSLEETALVLASAYIHCAADNTDEFHAVGAALAGSEEKAAVFQELLDNCVQMFMSVLEPHTTWPADELERCCIGLVGAGEALSGALVRGRHGEDEVIETFASLIRSVVRPAAAQR from the coding sequence GTGCAGAAAAACACTCAGCACAGCCCCATCAGTTCCCCTCCCCGCCGGCTTGCCAAAGCCGAACGGCGGCGACAGTTGCTGGATACCGCGTTATTGATCGTGCGCGAGGAAGACGCGGATCGCTTGACCTTGGGGCATCTGGCCGTTCGCGCCGGCGTGTCCAAACCGGTGGTCTACGATCATTTCGGTACCCGTTCGGGTCTGTTGATCGAGCTCTACAAGTGGATCGATACCGAGCGGGTCAGCGCTTTCCGTGACGCCATGTCCAAGACTGCCCGGAGCCTGGAAGAGACGGCCCTGGTCCTTGCCAGCGCCTACATTCATTGCGCTGCCGATAACACCGATGAATTCCATGCCGTGGGCGCAGCCCTGGCAGGCAGCGAAGAGAAGGCGGCGGTGTTCCAGGAGCTCTTGGATAACTGTGTGCAGATGTTCATGTCTGTGCTCGAACCTCACACGACGTGGCCAGCGGACGAACTTGAGCGATGCTGCATTGGCCTGGTTGGCGCGGGAGAAGCCCTGTCCGGCGCGTTGGTACGGGGGCGCCATGGCGAGGACGAGGTCATTGAAACATTCGCTTCACTGATTCGCAGCGTCGTAAGGCCGGCTGCGGCGCAGCGTTAG
- a CDS encoding histidine phosphatase family protein, whose protein sequence is MIYLIRHATPLIDYQPCNARSAKLLLDEYNQTSSIDEAEIAAFLSQPDVSQVLLASEANILSSPVNRAYATACRLFDVARIRQDARLREYDLRLSSIPVLRMGLRHWFALHRILWLLGISLGAATRKAEHQRALGVADELYNSCDEPGKITIIVSHGMFLRTVRKTLQKRGMQARRIYRSGCFTVESLTP, encoded by the coding sequence GTGATTTACCTGATACGCCATGCCACGCCGCTGATCGACTACCAGCCCTGCAATGCCCGTTCGGCCAAGCTTCTGCTGGATGAATACAACCAGACCTCATCTATTGATGAGGCTGAAATTGCAGCATTCCTGAGCCAGCCGGACGTGTCTCAAGTGCTCCTGGCGAGCGAAGCCAACATCCTGTCCTCGCCCGTCAATAGAGCCTACGCGACGGCATGTAGGTTGTTCGACGTGGCGCGTATCCGACAGGATGCTCGATTACGCGAGTATGACCTGCGCTTAAGCAGTATTCCCGTCCTGAGGATGGGCTTGAGGCATTGGTTCGCGTTGCACAGGATTCTGTGGTTGCTGGGGATTTCACTGGGGGCCGCGACCCGAAAAGCCGAACACCAACGGGCGCTTGGTGTGGCCGATGAGCTTTACAACAGCTGCGATGAGCCAGGGAAGATCACAATCATTGTCTCCCACGGCATGTTCCTCAGAACCGTCAGGAAAACCCTGCAAAAGCGCGGCATGCAGGCGCGCAGGATATATCGGTCGGGGTGTTTTACCGTCGAGTCGTTAACGCCATGA
- a CDS encoding NAD(P)-dependent oxidoreductase: MSLDPILLMGGSGAIGHHTARALRAAHPDVPLLIGGRDLAKAQRAAEHMGGARGVLIDSAADDLGLGDRPVSGVVVFYMDHALAGLRFAQKRGVPHLSISSGVFEIAPEIATYMHRPDASPIVLGYEWLVGATTVSTLSIAQAFGRVHDIRINALVDEQDTGGPTVASDFEHLNKMLPAALTRRDGVFVWREGEASKASFHAVDGTEIEASGFSSIDVVGLATATGAPNVQFNLATAVSSSRRQGRPMSTEIIIELVGEGLKGEPLHTRHAVIHPAGAAPLTGLSVAMTLERLLGLDGQPPTPPGLYFPYQLLDAAAYLERLQEEGGELRRLQA; the protein is encoded by the coding sequence ATGTCACTTGATCCTATCTTGCTAATGGGTGGTTCTGGCGCCATTGGCCATCACACCGCCCGGGCGCTGCGCGCCGCTCATCCCGACGTACCGCTGTTGATCGGTGGTCGCGACCTTGCCAAGGCTCAGCGCGCCGCCGAGCACATGGGCGGGGCGCGGGGCGTGTTGATTGACTCCGCCGCAGATGACCTGGGCCTCGGCGATCGCCCGGTCAGCGGCGTCGTGGTCTTTTATATGGACCACGCCCTTGCCGGATTGCGTTTTGCGCAAAAGCGCGGCGTGCCGCACCTCAGCATTTCCTCCGGCGTTTTCGAGATCGCGCCGGAAATTGCGACGTACATGCACAGGCCTGACGCCTCGCCCATTGTCCTCGGTTACGAATGGCTGGTAGGCGCGACGACAGTGTCGACGCTGAGCATTGCCCAGGCATTCGGCCGGGTTCACGACATCCGTATCAACGCACTGGTCGATGAGCAGGACACGGGCGGCCCGACCGTCGCCAGCGATTTTGAACACCTGAACAAAATGCTGCCTGCCGCGCTGACACGGCGCGACGGTGTCTTCGTCTGGCGCGAAGGGGAGGCGTCCAAGGCAAGCTTCCATGCGGTGGATGGTACGGAAATCGAGGCTTCCGGCTTCTCGTCCATTGATGTCGTCGGCCTGGCGACGGCGACGGGCGCGCCGAATGTCCAGTTCAACCTGGCCACCGCGGTGAGCTCAAGCCGACGCCAAGGCAGGCCGATGTCTACCGAGATCATCATCGAACTCGTTGGCGAGGGCCTCAAGGGCGAGCCGCTGCATACACGTCATGCGGTCATCCACCCGGCAGGCGCTGCACCTTTGACCGGCCTCAGCGTCGCAATGACTCTGGAACGGCTGCTCGGCTTGGACGGCCAGCCACCGACTCCGCCAGGGCTTTATTTCCCTTATCAACTGTTGGACGCCGCCGCGTATCTGGAGCGTCTGCAGGAGGAGGGCGGTGAGTTACGCAGGCTGCAGGCGTAA
- a CDS encoding TetR/AcrR family transcriptional regulator, translating into MRPERIPQLAPRERILDAAEELFFNEGISRVTVDAIAAKAKSTKMTVYRHFDSKDALVLEWLRLLVDKYSEVFEALSTQYVGDPKAQILGFATFIAHDLSVASYRGCPFTNSLAEIPEPESPARRLIEEHKKRQFLRLVDLCVKADLPEPNEAAMELIYLMEGAQVVSQNKSIEGVGENLMKMVRKKIAG; encoded by the coding sequence ATGCGGCCCGAACGAATTCCACAGTTAGCCCCCCGAGAAAGGATTCTCGATGCAGCCGAAGAGCTATTTTTCAATGAAGGCATCAGTCGAGTGACGGTGGACGCCATCGCGGCAAAGGCCAAGTCAACCAAGATGACCGTCTACCGGCATTTCGATTCGAAAGACGCTCTGGTGCTTGAGTGGCTGCGACTGCTCGTCGATAAATATTCCGAGGTTTTTGAAGCGCTTTCGACACAGTACGTCGGCGATCCCAAGGCGCAGATTCTCGGGTTTGCCACGTTCATCGCGCACGATCTTTCGGTGGCGTCTTATAGGGGCTGTCCGTTTACCAATTCACTGGCGGAAATACCTGAGCCAGAAAGTCCTGCCCGCCGCCTCATCGAAGAACATAAGAAACGTCAGTTCCTCCGGCTGGTGGATCTCTGTGTCAAGGCTGATTTGCCCGAGCCGAACGAAGCGGCGATGGAACTCATTTACCTGATGGAGGGGGCTCAGGTCGTTTCGCAGAACAAAAGCATCGAGGGCGTCGGTGAGAACCTGATGAAGATGGTTCGAAAAAAGATCGCCGGTTAG
- a CDS encoding MarR family winged helix-turn-helix transcriptional regulator, producing MNILLHKNWSNVAMSDNESTAPAANGSKLDRCIRFSRAYTSAARPVDAKLSAVHGLSFGDFMILYHLKHAHNARLRRADLADSMGLTASAVTKSLLPLEKIGLVSRQSDPRDARVGYACLTPAGDQVFADAKASAEFACQEVYEAMVEEWSKPGQGSNS from the coding sequence TTGAACATCCTTCTCCACAAGAATTGGAGCAATGTTGCAATGTCTGACAACGAATCTACTGCACCTGCTGCGAACGGCTCGAAGCTTGACCGCTGTATTCGCTTCTCCCGGGCATACACCTCCGCAGCGCGGCCGGTTGATGCCAAGCTCTCTGCCGTCCATGGCCTGAGCTTCGGTGACTTCATGATCCTGTACCACTTGAAACATGCGCACAATGCTCGGCTGCGGCGAGCGGACCTGGCTGACAGCATGGGGCTGACAGCATCGGCGGTCACCAAATCCCTGCTGCCGCTTGAAAAAATAGGGTTGGTGTCTCGCCAAAGTGACCCACGGGATGCGCGGGTAGGTTACGCCTGCCTCACGCCAGCAGGCGATCAGGTTTTTGCCGACGCGAAGGCCTCGGCGGAGTTCGCTTGCCAAGAGGTTTATGAGGCGATGGTGGAGGAGTGGAGCAAACCTGGTCAGGGATCGAACAGCTAA
- a CDS encoding NAD(P)/FAD-dependent oxidoreductase: MSVDIDCVVVGAGVVGLAVAREMALAGHEVLVIEAGAAIGIGTSSRNSEVIHAGIYYPPGSLKARLSVEGRHALYAYCDSHGVRTRRTGKLIVANTEAQVAQLQLLLKRGHENGVDDLRLLDRNQATALEPALECIAALHSPSTGIVDSHGLMLALQGNAEAAGTSIALHAPLLRARVTADGFLLNVGGESPMELSCRRLINAAGLHAPAVARCIDGLSSDAVPRDYLCKGSYFSVSGRVPFTHLIYPAPEADGLGVHMTIDLGGQARFGPDTEWVETEDYQVNPARADGFYSAIRSYWPDLPDGSLQPDYSGIRPKISAPGAPARDFMISSQREHGVPGLINLFGIESPGLTSCLAIAKHARELIER; encoded by the coding sequence GTGAGTGTCGATATCGATTGCGTAGTCGTGGGTGCGGGTGTCGTCGGTCTTGCCGTCGCACGCGAAATGGCCTTGGCAGGTCACGAAGTACTGGTGATTGAAGCTGGAGCAGCAATCGGTATTGGCACAAGCTCGCGTAACTCGGAGGTCATCCACGCGGGGATCTATTATCCTCCCGGGAGCTTGAAAGCCCGACTGAGCGTCGAGGGCAGACATGCTCTCTATGCATATTGCGATAGCCACGGGGTCAGGACGCGTAGAACCGGAAAGCTGATCGTCGCCAACACTGAGGCGCAAGTAGCTCAGCTTCAGTTATTGCTCAAGCGAGGGCATGAAAACGGTGTGGATGACCTGCGTCTGCTTGATCGTAATCAGGCCACGGCGCTGGAACCTGCGCTTGAGTGTATCGCTGCGTTGCATTCACCTTCGACCGGTATCGTCGACTCCCATGGGCTGATGTTGGCGTTGCAAGGGAACGCCGAGGCGGCCGGCACCAGCATCGCGCTCCATGCCCCACTGCTCCGTGCAAGGGTGACAGCCGACGGATTTCTCCTTAACGTCGGAGGAGAATCCCCCATGGAGCTTTCATGCCGCCGGCTAATCAATGCAGCGGGCCTTCATGCCCCTGCGGTGGCCCGGTGCATAGATGGATTGTCGTCGGACGCGGTGCCGCGTGACTATTTGTGCAAAGGCAGTTACTTCAGCGTATCCGGACGTGTGCCCTTCACGCATCTGATCTACCCGGCGCCCGAAGCCGACGGTCTCGGGGTGCACATGACCATCGATCTAGGTGGACAGGCTCGCTTTGGTCCTGACACCGAATGGGTCGAAACCGAGGATTACCAAGTCAATCCGGCTCGCGCAGACGGGTTCTACTCAGCCATTCGCAGCTACTGGCCCGACTTGCCGGACGGTAGCCTGCAACCGGACTACAGCGGGATTCGTCCGAAGATCTCGGCGCCTGGCGCGCCTGCCCGCGATTTTATGATCAGCAGTCAGCGCGAGCATGGCGTCCCGGGGCTGATCAATTTGTTCGGCATAGAGTCCCCCGGCCTTACGTCATGCCTGGCCATTGCCAAGCACGCACGCGAGCTGATTGAGCGTTAG
- a CDS encoding TerC family protein: MEWIVDPTAWLGLLTLIVLELVLGIDNLVFIAILADKLPPEQRDRARIIGLSLALLMRLGLLASISWMVTLTNPLFEVFDKTFSGRDLIMLFGGVFLLFKATMELHERLEGHVAQRSGNAAYAMFWPIVAQIVVLDAVFSLDAVITAVGMVEHLSVMMIAVMFSIGLMMIASKPLTKFVNGHPTVIMLCLGFLMMIGFSLTAEGLGFHIPKGYLYAAIGFSILIELFNQLARSRRKKSLQGLRPMRERTAHAVLRLLGGQKLGADEVGEEIADMLEGDEPEQVFHRRERVMISGVLQLAERPIRSVMTPRAQIDHLDLANTTEEIRTALMHSSYSRLPLIREGRVDEPLGFVHKKELLKEILAGNQPNLEVMARKAINLLDSFTILNALEQMRKESTHIAFVVNEFGDFVGLLTMTDILESIAGELPDASEIEGPNIVAQDGGFLVSGALNLSQVREHIGFQAKATENYQTLAGLVMSLLDRLPIIGDTLSCQGWSMTVMEVEERRVTRVLLRKG, from the coding sequence ATGGAATGGATCGTTGACCCCACGGCCTGGTTGGGCCTGCTGACCTTGATCGTGCTGGAGCTGGTGCTCGGCATCGATAACCTTGTATTCATCGCCATCCTGGCCGACAAACTTCCGCCCGAACAGCGCGACCGTGCCCGTATCATCGGCCTGTCCCTGGCATTGCTGATGCGCCTTGGCCTCCTCGCCAGCATCTCCTGGATGGTGACGTTGACCAACCCGCTCTTCGAGGTCTTCGACAAGACATTCTCGGGCCGGGACTTGATCATGCTGTTCGGTGGTGTGTTCCTGTTGTTCAAGGCAACCATGGAGTTGCATGAGCGACTCGAGGGCCACGTGGCGCAGCGTTCCGGCAATGCCGCCTATGCGATGTTCTGGCCGATCGTTGCGCAGATTGTGGTACTGGACGCGGTCTTTTCCCTGGATGCGGTGATCACGGCCGTGGGTATGGTGGAGCACCTGTCGGTCATGATGATCGCGGTGATGTTCTCCATCGGTTTGATGATGATTGCGAGCAAGCCGCTGACAAAATTCGTCAACGGCCACCCTACCGTGATCATGCTGTGCCTGGGCTTCCTGATGATGATCGGCTTCAGCCTCACGGCTGAAGGCCTGGGTTTCCACATTCCAAAAGGCTACTTGTACGCCGCGATTGGTTTCTCGATCCTGATTGAACTGTTCAACCAACTGGCGCGCTCCCGTCGCAAGAAAAGCCTGCAAGGTCTACGGCCGATGCGTGAGCGTACCGCCCATGCGGTGTTGCGCCTGCTGGGCGGCCAAAAGCTGGGGGCCGATGAAGTCGGCGAGGAAATCGCCGACATGCTGGAAGGCGACGAACCGGAGCAGGTTTTCCATCGGCGCGAACGGGTTATGATCAGTGGCGTGCTGCAATTGGCCGAGCGCCCGATACGCAGCGTGATGACGCCTCGTGCGCAAATTGACCACCTCGACTTGGCCAATACAACGGAAGAAATCCGTACGGCGCTGATGCACTCTTCCTACTCACGCTTGCCGTTGATCCGGGAAGGACGCGTGGATGAGCCGCTAGGCTTTGTCCATAAGAAAGAACTGCTCAAGGAAATACTGGCGGGCAATCAGCCGAATCTGGAAGTCATGGCGCGCAAAGCCATCAACCTGCTCGACAGCTTCACGATCCTCAATGCACTGGAGCAAATGCGTAAGGAGTCGACCCACATCGCGTTCGTGGTGAACGAGTTCGGTGACTTCGTCGGCCTCCTCACCATGACTGACATCCTGGAATCCATTGCCGGTGAACTGCCGGATGCCAGTGAAATCGAAGGCCCGAATATTGTCGCTCAGGATGGAGGTTTCCTCGTCAGCGGTGCCCTGAACCTCAGTCAGGTCCGCGAGCACATTGGCTTCCAGGCGAAAGCGACAGAGAATTACCAGACGCTTGCCGGGTTGGTGATGAGCCTGCTGGATCGTTTGCCGATCATTGGCGACACGCTCAGTTGCCAAGGGTGGAGCATGACCGTGATGGAGGTTGAAGAGCGTCGGGTGACCAGGGTGCTGTTGCGTAAGGGATAA
- a CDS encoding class I SAM-dependent methyltransferase has product MSTSETTLLQSWHHNAQAWIEAIRTGAIESRQTVTDQAMLLAVLSRQPERALDLGCGEGWLLRALAERGIEAVGVDGDATLVDAARTSGSSPVHLASYEALVEAKVDVGSGYDLICANFALLHQDIIPLFTAMNALLRPGGALVIQTLHPWTVAAGNYQDGWREETFDGFKGQWQPMPWYLRTLSSWLNALDMAGFRLVGLQEPQHPQSPVPQSLLLVAEQSPSWR; this is encoded by the coding sequence ATGTCGACCTCCGAAACCACCCTCCTCCAAAGCTGGCACCACAACGCCCAAGCCTGGATCGAAGCCATCCGCACCGGTGCCATTGAAAGTCGTCAAACGGTCACCGACCAGGCCATGCTGCTCGCGGTACTGAGCCGTCAGCCCGAGCGAGCGCTGGATCTGGGCTGCGGCGAAGGTTGGTTGTTGCGAGCGCTGGCTGAACGGGGCATCGAAGCAGTGGGTGTGGATGGCGACGCGACGCTGGTCGATGCGGCTCGGACGTCAGGTTCCTCGCCGGTGCATCTGGCCAGCTATGAAGCGCTGGTGGAGGCTAAGGTGGACGTCGGCAGCGGCTATGACCTGATCTGCGCCAACTTCGCCCTGTTGCATCAGGACATCATCCCGTTGTTCACCGCGATGAACGCCCTGCTCCGCCCGGGCGGCGCGTTAGTGATCCAGACGCTGCATCCCTGGACGGTGGCGGCGGGTAACTATCAGGACGGCTGGCGCGAAGAAACCTTCGATGGGTTCAAGGGCCAATGGCAACCCATGCCGTGGTACTTGCGCACCTTGTCCAGTTGGCTCAATGCCCTGGACATGGCGGGGTTTCGACTGGTGGGCCTGCAGGAACCGCAGCACCCACAAAGTCCGGTGCCGCAGTCATTGCTTTTGGTGGCCGAGCAATCCCCGTCATGGCGTTAA
- a CDS encoding amidase encodes MRTAEYAEYDALGLAELIASGQVTQAEVNSAALSAIEQLNPKINAVVEVWENEPQAATGPFMGVPFLVKDLGLTAKGHLNELGSRLAAGCIAEEDSNLMTRLRQAGLVTIGRTTTPELAASTTTESVFSGPTRNPWDLSRSAGGSSGGSAAAVAAGLVPAAHATDGGGSIRVPSASTGLFGLKSSRGRVSMGPAVDEVWAGLAVHGVISRTVRDSAALLDAIEGVAVGDPFEIAKPQRSYLAETTREPGSLRIGLLLHPLNATRSVEPVAEATRDVALQLQGLGHCVEEVCLDIGLSWDNFVEMNARFWSANTAAWLNAIAAGTGRPIAASTLEPATLSLHQMGSQLTAIDLLEAMHFRNLVTRSMGHFFCKYDVLLSPTLPALPPAIGTYNEGQQHLDGRGWMDRVFTHSPFTALANVTGSPSMSMPLAFDPESGLPIGMQFSGGFGREDVLLRLAGQLERALPWTARKPEVWAGKL; translated from the coding sequence ATGAGAACCGCTGAATACGCCGAATACGATGCACTGGGTCTCGCTGAGCTGATCGCCAGCGGTCAAGTCACCCAAGCCGAAGTCAATTCTGCGGCACTGTCCGCTATTGAGCAGCTCAATCCAAAGATCAATGCGGTGGTTGAGGTTTGGGAGAATGAACCTCAGGCAGCTACCGGGCCGTTCATGGGCGTACCCTTTCTGGTCAAGGACTTGGGTCTTACCGCCAAAGGGCACTTGAATGAACTGGGCAGTCGCTTGGCTGCCGGATGCATCGCCGAGGAGGACTCGAACCTGATGACCCGCTTGCGGCAGGCAGGTTTGGTTACCATTGGCAGAACCACCACGCCCGAGTTGGCTGCCAGTACAACCACTGAGTCGGTATTTTCGGGGCCGACACGCAACCCATGGGATCTAAGCCGCAGCGCTGGCGGATCAAGTGGTGGCTCGGCCGCTGCGGTGGCCGCTGGCCTGGTACCTGCGGCGCATGCCACCGATGGCGGTGGTTCTATCCGCGTCCCTTCGGCCTCTACCGGATTATTTGGGCTTAAGTCCAGTCGGGGCAGAGTTTCAATGGGACCGGCGGTGGACGAGGTTTGGGCTGGGCTTGCAGTGCATGGTGTGATCAGTCGAACCGTGCGCGACAGTGCCGCTTTGCTGGATGCAATCGAGGGGGTAGCCGTCGGTGATCCTTTTGAGATTGCCAAGCCACAGCGTTCCTATTTAGCGGAAACGACTCGCGAGCCCGGATCACTACGGATTGGCCTTCTCCTGCATCCATTGAACGCCACTCGCTCCGTCGAACCGGTCGCAGAAGCGACCCGCGATGTTGCTCTCCAGCTCCAAGGCCTGGGTCATTGTGTGGAAGAAGTCTGTTTGGACATTGGTCTGAGTTGGGACAACTTTGTCGAAATGAATGCGCGGTTCTGGTCAGCCAATACCGCTGCCTGGCTCAACGCCATCGCGGCAGGAACTGGCCGCCCCATTGCCGCCAGCACTCTTGAGCCCGCCACTCTTTCGCTGCATCAGATGGGCAGTCAACTTACTGCCATTGATTTGCTTGAGGCCATGCATTTCAGAAATCTCGTGACCCGCAGCATGGGGCACTTCTTCTGCAAGTATGACGTCCTGTTGAGTCCGACGTTGCCAGCGCTGCCCCCTGCAATAGGCACCTATAACGAGGGTCAGCAGCACCTGGATGGCAGGGGCTGGATGGATCGCGTATTCACCCACTCCCCCTTCACCGCGTTAGCGAATGTGACTGGATCTCCGTCCATGTCCATGCCATTGGCGTTTGATCCAGAAAGTGGTCTGCCTATAGGCATGCAGTTCTCAGGGGGCTTTGGTCGAGAGGACGTGCTGTTGCGTCTGGCAGGTCAGCTAGAGCGTGCTTTGCCTTGGACAGCACGCAAACCTGAGGTTTGGGCCGGAAAGCTGTAG
- a CDS encoding LysE family translocator: protein MPDTANLCLFVVAVVLLLIVPGPNMAFVTSHALAHGWRAGVAAALGISFSDVLMTLMVSAGIGALVMSWAPAFDVLRLAGAGYLLWLAWQALRTPAATQDSQLQAASLWKIFCRGALNSLLNPKALLFFMVFLPQFVNVKAGGVSLQLIFLGALLALIALVFHTLLGVCAAQLRAKLASGGISRRLGTYGFAGVMAALAARLLFLDRPL, encoded by the coding sequence ATGCCGGATACCGCCAATCTCTGCCTGTTCGTGGTTGCTGTCGTGCTTCTGCTGATCGTTCCGGGGCCCAACATGGCCTTCGTCACCAGCCACGCGTTGGCCCACGGCTGGCGTGCCGGTGTCGCGGCCGCCCTCGGCATTTCCTTTTCGGACGTGCTGATGACGCTGATGGTCAGTGCTGGCATTGGCGCGCTGGTGATGAGCTGGGCGCCAGCGTTCGACGTGCTGCGCCTGGCCGGGGCCGGGTATCTGCTGTGGCTGGCCTGGCAAGCACTGAGAACGCCGGCCGCGACGCAGGATAGCCAGCTCCAGGCGGCTTCGCTGTGGAAAATCTTCTGCCGAGGCGCCCTCAACAGCCTCTTGAATCCTAAGGCGCTGCTGTTCTTCATGGTGTTCCTGCCGCAGTTCGTCAACGTCAAGGCCGGCGGCGTGAGCCTGCAGTTGATCTTCCTCGGAGCGTTGCTGGCACTGATTGCCCTCGTCTTCCATACCCTGCTGGGTGTTTGCGCCGCGCAGCTCAGGGCGAAACTGGCAAGCGGCGGGATTTCAAGGCGCCTGGGCACATATGGTTTTGCCGGGGTCATGGCAGCGCTGGCGGCACGCCTGTTGTTTCTTGATCGGCCGCTGTGA
- a CDS encoding amino acid permease, whose translation MTVGEFALNEISEDHRVDRTTTKAPTAAVNPSGISYQTVENGYFEQRRLQRHAGFFTLLILGVGAVVAGQYSGWNLGLAQGFGGMFPALLIIAVMYLFLCSSIGEMAAALPHTGGAYSFARTTMGPWGGFSTGLAENIEFILAPAGNMFFMGAYLTAIFGTGPEWQPVWWVVGYACMLLLSNRGLGVSMRAVVLITIAAVSVLVVFFIAAYPHMDFTGNALNLAADAAGKPVEVQGGNGPWLPFGLTGVMLALPFAVYMFLAIEQLPLTAEESHNPTRHLPLALVWGTVILAVLALGVLFFSASIGGGSFFMSTSSEPLLDGFREIFGHTASKLLSAVAVLGLAASFLAGSFAAGRNIYSLSRAGYLPTGLSVTHPTRNTPNIALATGALAALGILMLCWFTFGKENNALMGGILVSMIVFAGMISYILQSLAYIRLKRSFANLHRPYRSPYGIFGAVAVIIIAVATLIYQFLDPLYKWAALAAACWYLIGIAYFAFYRRHRLVLSPEEAFAVSGGREGNPQND comes from the coding sequence ATGACGGTCGGGGAGTTTGCCCTGAACGAGATATCGGAGGATCACCGCGTGGACAGAACGACAACCAAAGCGCCGACGGCGGCAGTTAACCCATCAGGGATCAGTTACCAAACCGTAGAAAACGGTTACTTTGAACAACGTCGCCTGCAGCGTCACGCAGGGTTCTTCACTCTGCTTATTCTTGGCGTCGGTGCGGTGGTGGCGGGTCAGTATTCCGGTTGGAACCTTGGCTTGGCCCAAGGCTTCGGTGGCATGTTTCCGGCCTTGTTGATCATTGCCGTCATGTATCTGTTTCTTTGCTCGTCGATCGGTGAAATGGCGGCTGCGCTGCCGCATACCGGCGGCGCCTATTCTTTTGCGCGTACGACAATGGGCCCATGGGGAGGATTCAGTACAGGCCTTGCGGAGAACATCGAATTCATCCTGGCCCCTGCGGGGAACATGTTTTTCATGGGGGCCTACCTGACTGCAATTTTCGGTACTGGCCCCGAATGGCAACCTGTCTGGTGGGTCGTCGGTTATGCCTGCATGCTGCTGCTTTCGAATCGGGGTCTAGGGGTTTCGATGCGCGCGGTCGTGCTCATTACCATCGCGGCGGTGTCGGTGTTGGTGGTGTTCTTTATTGCGGCTTACCCGCATATGGATTTCACCGGTAATGCCCTGAACCTTGCAGCTGACGCCGCAGGCAAACCAGTTGAAGTGCAGGGCGGTAACGGGCCGTGGCTGCCGTTCGGACTGACCGGCGTCATGCTGGCATTGCCGTTTGCCGTCTACATGTTTCTGGCCATTGAACAATTGCCGTTGACTGCCGAGGAATCGCATAACCCGACCCGGCATTTGCCGCTGGCATTGGTTTGGGGCACCGTGATTCTTGCGGTATTGGCATTGGGTGTGTTGTTTTTCAGTGCATCGATCGGCGGCGGCAGCTTCTTCATGAGTACGTCCTCGGAGCCGCTACTCGATGGCTTCCGGGAGATTTTCGGGCACACCGCAAGCAAGCTGTTGTCAGCAGTGGCCGTGCTGGGTCTGGCGGCGTCGTTCCTGGCGGGCAGCTTTGCCGCAGGACGCAATATCTATTCGCTGTCGCGTGCCGGTTACTTGCCAACCGGGCTATCGGTTACGCACCCGACCCGCAATACGCCGAATATTGCACTGGCCACCGGGGCGCTGGCTGCCCTGGGTATCCTGATGCTCTGCTGGTTTACTTTCGGCAAGGAAAACAACGCACTGATGGGTGGAATTCTGGTGAGCATGATTGTGTTCGCCGGAATGATTTCCTACATCTTGCAAAGCCTCGCTTACATTCGCTTGAAGCGCTCCTTCGCTAATTTGCATCGGCCTTATCGCAGTCCTTACGGAATATTCGGAGCAGTCGCGGTGATCATCATTGCAGTCGCAACACTGATTTATCAGTTTCTCGATCCTCTCTATAAATGGGCGGCCCTCGCAGCTGCTTGCTGGTACCTGATCGGGATTGCCTATTTCGCTTTCTATCGTCGTCATCGCCTGGTGTTGTCACCTGAAGAAGCATTCGCCGTAAGTGGCGGTCGTGAAGGAAATCCGCAAAATGACTAA